In Penaeus chinensis breed Huanghai No. 1 chromosome 2, ASM1920278v2, whole genome shotgun sequence, the following proteins share a genomic window:
- the LOC125034763 gene encoding uncharacterized protein LOC125034763 has protein sequence MEVTKVLLAALLCISQVAATCPESEQIHCRTSDSCTRIRYICDGDNDCGDNSDEESGICGVWRNEHCERGSVRCRRMGDTNCVTISRYCEVSDPPCEGDLDMRLCQMLREEKLQPLEEIVLPSEQAVVRQSSVEEVEAFGEEFLEKVNATISHPDCPQFYTRVGDRCLSIFFFGKVNWGEARSFCKTIGGDLLTLHDGAEKFYELVHLLREHHITTDFWVGGNLKNETEGWKWVDGVSMEMGTPFWSIRSTSDCRPRTYSVHLNTTRVANEGTCYNYEQAPHTPAEGHCAALNYENFFYMSDEMCLELKSPLIIELRKIIVHYQNYIRTSKSLTGISEIPDRERYFSCCTERLSTWLLSSSCEKKKLGTGRNSHIKALCYLTASPSSPQSCLAVAAAMSISTCFLRRQLTQLSVETQL, from the exons ATGGAGGTCACTAAGGTCCTGCTAGCAGCTCTCCTCTGCATTTCCCAAG TCGCGGCGACGTGTCCCGAGAGCGAGCAGATCCACTGCAGAACGAGCGATAGCTGCACGAGGATCCGCTACATCTGCGACGGAGACAACGACTGCGGCGACAATTCCGACGAGGAGAGCGGCATCTGCGGG GTTTGGCGCAATGAGCACTGCGAGCGAGGCTCCGTCAGGTGTCGCAGGATGGGAGACACCAACTGCGTCACCATCAGCCGCTACTGCGAGGTCTCCGACCCTCCGTGTGAGGGGGACCTGGACATGCGTCTGTGCCAG ATGTTGAGGGAAGAAAAACTTCAGCCTCTTGAAGAGATCGTCCTGCCGTCAGAACAAGCTGTTG tGAGGCAATCAAGCGTGGAAGAGGTCGAGGCTTTTGGAGAGGAATTCCTTGAAAAGGTCAACGCTACCATCAGCCACCCCGACTGCCCTCAGTTCTACACCCGCGTCGGCGACCGGTGCCTGTCCATCTTCTTCTTTGGAAAG GTCAACTGGGGAGAAGCTCGCTCCTTCTGCAAGACGATTGGCGGCGACCTTCTGACCCTCCACGACGGCGCCGAGAAGTTCTACGAACTCGTCCACCTCCTTCGCGAGCACC aTATCACCACAGACTTCTGGGTGGGAGGAAATTTGAAGAATGAGACGGAAGGCTGGAAATGGGTCGATGGCGTCTCCATGGAAATGGGCACCCCTTTCTGGAGCATCAG gtCAACCAGCGATTGCAGGCCTCGCACTTACTCAGTCCATCTCAACACTACACGCGTGGCCAACGAGGGGACCTGCTACAACTACGAGCAGGCGCCCCACACTCCCGCCGAAGGCCACTGCGCCGCCCTCAACTACGAGAACTTCTTCTACATGAGCGACGAGATGTGCCTGGAGCTGAAGAGTCCTCT GATTATCGAGCTCCGCAAAATCATTGTACATTATCAAAACTATATTCGAACTTCTAAGTCCTTGACTGGTATCTCCGAAATCCCCGACCGAGAACGATACTTTAG CTGCTGCACAGAGCGACTGAGCACCTGGTTACTTTCATCTTCctgtgagaaaaaaaagttggGCACGGGTCGCAACTCACACATTAAGGCCCTCTGCTACTTGACGGCATCGCCTTCGTCACCCCAAAGTTGCTTG GCAGTGGCGGCGGCCATGTCCATATCAACCTGCTTCCTCCgcag ACAGTTAACACAACTGTCAGTAGAAACACAGCTGTAA
- the LOC125034773 gene encoding uncharacterized protein LOC125034773: protein MGRAPTQREPIQSIHACSEDIEVTESSAYRGSVIHISGLLNQEVSRWIGLAAGALNSIDKSIWRCQGENMMVIKVLVAALLCISQVAATCPESEQIQCGTSDRCTRIRYICDGDNDCGDNSDEESGICGVWRNEHCERGSVRCRRMGDTNCVTISRYCELSDPPCEGDLDMRLCQMLGEEKLQPLEEIFLLSEQAVVRQSSVEEVEAFGEEFLEKVNATISHPDCPQFYTRVGDRCLSIFFFGKLSWGEARSFCKTIGGDLLTLYDGAERFHELVHLLREHHIESDFWVGGNLKNETEGWTWIDGAPMEMGTPFWSLRSTTDCQTRTFSLGNNTTRVANEGTCYHYEQAPHTPAEGHCAALNFENFFYMSDEKCLELKSPLCVYPKKI, encoded by the exons atgggcagagctcCTACCCAAA gggaacccattcagtcgatccacGCTTGtagtgaggacattgaagtcacagagagctctGCATACCGTGGTAGTGTAATCCATATTTCTGGTCTGTtaaaccaagaagtcagtagatggattggtctggcagcaggagccttGAACTCGAtcgacaagagcatttggagat GTCAAGGAGAGAACATGATGGTCATCAAGGTCCTAGTAGCAGCTCTCCTCTGCATTTCCCAAG TCGCGGCGACGTGTCCCGAGAGCGAGCAGATCCAATGCGGAACGAGCGATCGCTGCACGAGGATCCGCTACATCTGCGACGGAGACAACGACTGCGGCGACAATTCCGACGAGGAGAGCGGCATCTGCGGG GTTTGGCGCAATGAGCACTGCGAGCGAGGCTCCGTCAGGTGTCGCAGGATGGGAGACACCAACTGCGTCACCATCAGCCGCTACTGCGAGCTCTCCGACCCGCCATGTGAGGGGGACCTGGACATGCGTCTGTGCCAG ATGTTGGGGGAAGAAAAACTTCAGCCTCTTGAAGAGATCTTCCTGCTGTCAGAACAAGCTGTTG tGAGACAATCAAGCGTGGAAGAGGTCGAGGCTTTTGGAGAGGAATTCCTTGAAAAGGTCAACGCTACCATCAGCCACCCCGACTGCCCTCAGTTCTACACCCGCGTCGGCGACCGGTGCCTGTCCATCTTCTTCTTTGGAAAG CTCAGCTGGGGAGAAGCTCGCTCCTTCTGCAAGACGATTGGCGGCGACCTTCTGACCCTCTACGACGGCGCCGAGAGGTTCCACGAGCTCGTCCACCTCCTTCGCGAGCACC ATATTGAATCAGATTTCTGGGTGGGCGGAAATTTGAAGAATGAGACGGAAGGCTGGACATGGATCGATGGCGCCCCCATGGAAATGGGCACACCTTTCTGGAGCCTCAG GTCTACCACCGACTGCCAGACTCGGACTTTCTCACTGGGAAACAACACAACGCGCGTGGCCAACGAGGGGACCTGCTACCACTACGAGCAGGCGCCCCACACTCCCGCCGAAGGCCACTGCGCCGCCCTCAACTTCGAGAACTTCTTCTACATGAGCGACGAGAAGTGCCTGGAGCTGAAGAGTCCTCTGTGCGTGTACCCGAAGAAGATTTAG